One window of the Chanos chanos chromosome 11, fChaCha1.1, whole genome shotgun sequence genome contains the following:
- the LOC115824092 gene encoding selection and upkeep of intraepithelial T-cells protein 1 isoform X2 — MWLFLSAPFCHATAPETFSVQVPDGPFSAKLGSSVVFPCSLSPSFSAVELEVRWYRPNKFNTPVLFYKDLKIQESPVDPQCSDRVSLIGRLEEGNVSLKLENITLSDRGDYECHISSGVWYDKGTTSLTVNDSDDLVRVSSWLLFSPSESEWISCSVSLSDQEEREGRAMPVRTKMSTASKTPWRAFVVMLVISLLSLSVVCILLFILYKRTHHQKSAAAPWEPVGTDAAGMWQYFHVYLGTSHEHIHTQYVGNTNDITHFYMKAT, encoded by the exons ATGTGGCTGTTTCTGTCTGCACCATTTTGTCATGCCACAG CTCCAGAGACGTTCTCTGTGCAGGTTCCTGACGGTCCCTTCTCAGCTAAGCTGGGATCCTCTGTGGTTTTTCCCTGtagtctctctccttccttcagtGCTGTGGAGCTGGAGGTGCGCTGGTACAGGCCCAATAAATTCAACACCCCAGTTTTATTCTACAAGGATCTGAAGATCCAGGAAAGTCCTGTAGACCCTCAGTGCAGTgacagagtgtctctgatagggagactggaggaggggaatgtgtctctgaaactggagaacatcacactgtcagacagaggagattaTGAGTGTCATATCAGTAGTGGTGTTTGGTATGACAAGGGTACAACATCACTCACAGTAAATG ATAGTGATGATCTGGTGCGTGTGAGTTcttggctgctcttctctccctctgagtcagagtggatctcctgctctgtcagtttatctgatcaggaggagagagagggcagagcaATGCCAGTCAGGACAAAAATGTCCACAGCATCCAAAACTC CATGGAGAGCTTTTGTCGTCATGCTGGTCATCAGTCTGTTGTCCTTGAGTGTTGTATGCAtccttctcttcattttatACAAAAGGACAC ACCATCAAAAGTCAGCAGCAG CCCCTTGGGAACCAGTGGGCACAGATGCAGCAGGTATGTGGCAATACTTTCATGTATACTTGGGTACTTCACAcgaacacatacatacacaatatgTAGGGAATACCAATGACATAACTCATTTCTACATGAAGGCAACCTGA
- the LOC115824092 gene encoding butyrophilin-like protein 8 isoform X1 — MWLFLSAPFCHATAPETFSVQVPDGPFSAKLGSSVVFPCSLSPSFSAVELEVRWYRPNKFNTPVLFYKDLKIQESPVDPQCSDRVSLIGRLEEGNVSLKLENITLSDRGDYECHISSGVWYDKGTTSLTVNVLGSEPVLSVTETGEQVNVTCVSDGWSTQPTVTWRDREGREIKHNSHVMYKKDSDDLVRVSSWLLFSPSESEWISCSVSLSDQEEREGRAMPVRTKMSTASKTPWRAFVVMLVISLLSLSVVCILLFILYKRTHHQKSAAAPWEPVGTDAAGMWQYFHVYLGTSHEHIHTQYVGNTNDITHFYMKAT, encoded by the exons ATGTGGCTGTTTCTGTCTGCACCATTTTGTCATGCCACAG CTCCAGAGACGTTCTCTGTGCAGGTTCCTGACGGTCCCTTCTCAGCTAAGCTGGGATCCTCTGTGGTTTTTCCCTGtagtctctctccttccttcagtGCTGTGGAGCTGGAGGTGCGCTGGTACAGGCCCAATAAATTCAACACCCCAGTTTTATTCTACAAGGATCTGAAGATCCAGGAAAGTCCTGTAGACCCTCAGTGCAGTgacagagtgtctctgatagggagactggaggaggggaatgtgtctctgaaactggagaacatcacactgtcagacagaggagattaTGAGTGTCATATCAGTAGTGGTGTTTGGTATGACAAGGGTACAACATCACTCACAGTAAATG tacTGGGCTCTGAACCAGTCCTCTCAGTCACTGAGACaggagaacaggtgaatgtgacctgtgtgtcagatggttGGTCAACACAACCCACAGtaacctggagagacagagaagggagagagatcaAACACAACAGTCATGTGATGTATAAGAAAG ATAGTGATGATCTGGTGCGTGTGAGTTcttggctgctcttctctccctctgagtcagagtggatctcctgctctgtcagtttatctgatcaggaggagagagagggcagagcaATGCCAGTCAGGACAAAAATGTCCACAGCATCCAAAACTC CATGGAGAGCTTTTGTCGTCATGCTGGTCATCAGTCTGTTGTCCTTGAGTGTTGTATGCAtccttctcttcattttatACAAAAGGACAC ACCATCAAAAGTCAGCAGCAG CCCCTTGGGAACCAGTGGGCACAGATGCAGCAGGTATGTGGCAATACTTTCATGTATACTTGGGTACTTCACAcgaacacatacatacacaatatgTAGGGAATACCAATGACATAACTCATTTCTACATGAAGGCAACCTGA